Proteins encoded in a region of the Apostichopus japonicus isolate 1M-3 chromosome 19, ASM3797524v1, whole genome shotgun sequence genome:
- the LOC139960298 gene encoding uncharacterized protein, with the protein MESQGGNFELHRQGDNRSLKQEILELVMGAGEYITETFNLQEYTDNAKNFIRTNPFISSFLAISLATCLIPVLTFLIFAFSTLFVSLVILLLIAGSIISFAGLVLLFVLGGCLTFSFGTSVAMALTFRVVSALLNMFQRGQSSKLSSQPTPGILVSNLSSKSDSGRQESDESKEK; encoded by the exons ATGGAATCACAAGGAGGAAATTTTGAACTTCACAGGCAAGGAGACAATCGGTCACTTAAACAGGAGATATTAGAGCTAGTGATGGGAGCAGGAGAATATATTACGGAAACATTCAACTTGCAAGAATACACAGATAACGCCAAGAACTTTATTCGGACGAATCCCTTCATTTCCAGTTTCCTCGCCATCTCTTTAGCCACCTGCCTTATTCCAGTTCTGACCTTCCTCATCTTTGCATTCTCTACTCTGTTTGTTTCTCTGGTCATTCTTTTATTGATTGCAG GTTCAATCATATCCTTCGCTGGACTTGTGCTTCTCTTTGTGCTAGGGGGATGTCTGACATTTTCGTTCGGTACGTCGGTCGCCATGGCTTTGACCTTCAGAGTAGTCTCCGCTTTGTTGAATATGTTTCAGCGAGGTCAGTCTAGCAAATTATCTAGCCAACCAACCCCTGGGATTCTGGTCTCAAATTTGTCTTCAAAATCAGACAGTGGCAGACAGGAATCGGATGAATCCAAAGAAAAGtga